A genomic segment from Spinacia oleracea cultivar Varoflay chromosome 3, BTI_SOV_V1, whole genome shotgun sequence encodes:
- the LOC110783150 gene encoding shewanella-like protein phosphatase 2, translated as MAGDSDALTCKNLQSLFSSFVDTFVDFSVSGLFLPPPPSNPDPNASLHTFHPSPDHLIAVGDIHGDFEKCKQSLLLAGLIDATGNWSGGSSTVVQIGDVLDRGSDEIKILYFLERLKRQADKSGGKIITMNGNHEIMNIDRDFRFITADSLKEFSNWAFWYNIGNSMKALCSGIVDLPSNPFCGVPIEFKGIRREFHEGFRARIAALQPNGPLSTRFFANNVTVLVMGENVFVHGGLLASHVNYGLERINKEVRDWINGVRGDLWRDIGRGSNSVVWLRKFSHELAESCDCEALEHVLSTIPGVKRMIMGHTIQWKGINGACEGKAIRIDVGMSKGCINGLPEVLEIAKNSEARVLTANPAYQDSDGARGVEVGGREGLAVVLENDKRKQVQVRA; from the coding sequence ATGGCAGGGGATAGTGACGCGTTAACCTGTAAAAACCTCCAAAGCCTTTTTTCCTCCTTTGTTGACACCTTTGTTGACTTCTCCGTTAGTGGCCTCTTTCTTCCTCCACCCCCTTCAAACCCTGACCCCAATGCGTCATTGCACACCTTCCACCCTTCACCGGACCACCTCATTGCTGTTGGTGATATTCATGGGGATTTTGAAAAATGCAAGCAATCTCTCCTCCTTGCTGGACTGATTGACGCCACAGGAAATTGGTCTGGTGGCTCCTCTACTGTTGTGCAAATCGGTGATGTCCTAGATCGTGGAAGCGATGAAATAAAGATCCTTTACTTTCTTGAGAGATTGAAACGACAAGCAGATAAATCTGGTGGGAAGATCATCACCATGAATGGGAATCACGAGATAATGAACATTGATCGTGATTTCAGATTTATTACGGCTGATTCTTTGAAAGAATTTTCAAATTGGGCCTTTTGGTACAATATTGGTAATTCAATGAAAGCATTATGTTCTGGAATTGTGGATTTGCCGAGTAATCCATTTTGTGGTGTTCCCATTGAATTTAAAGGTATTAGGAGGGAGTTTCATGAAGGATTTAGGGCTAGAATCGCAGCATTACAGCCAAATGGGCCATTGAGCACCCGATTTTTTGCGAATAATGTGACAGTTCTGGTGATGGGAGAGAATGTGTTTGTTCACGGGGGTTTGTTAGCAAGCCATGTGAATTATGGATTAGAGAGGATTAATAAGGAAGTTAGAGATTGGATTAATGGGGTCAGAGGAGATTTGTGGAGAGATATTGGGAGAGGTAGCAACTCTGTCGTATGGTTGAGGAAGTTTTCGCATGAGCTAGCGGAGAGTTGTGACTGTGAAGCACTTGAGCATGTTCTTTCAACGATTCCTGGAGTGAAGAGGATGATCATGGGGCATACCATTCAATGGAAAGGGATTAATGGTGCTTGTGAGGGCAAGGCGATTAGGATTGACGTGGGTATGTCAAAGGGGTGTATTAATGGATTGCCGGAGGTTTTGGAGATTGCTAAGAATTCAGAGGCACGGGTTTTGACAGCTAATCCTGCTTATCAGGATAGTGATGGTGCTAGAGGTGTGGAAGTTGGTGGAAGAGAAGGACTTGCTGTGGTTCTTGAGAATGATAAACGCAAGCAAGTTCAAGTTAGAGcttga